In Phragmites australis chromosome 17, lpPhrAust1.1, whole genome shotgun sequence, the following are encoded in one genomic region:
- the LOC133897508 gene encoding UDP-glycosyltransferase 89B2-like, translated as MAAATEHTTARAPHVLVVPYPAQGHMIPLLDLAGILASRGLRLTVVATPATAPLVAAAHPAVRLLTLPFPSHPAVPAGVETAKDAPPALFAALIVAFAGLRGPLGSWVRARSDGPDRVVAILSDFFCGWTQPLAVELGVPRVVFSPSGANGTAVMHSLFRRLPRRADESDDESPIVFPDLPGAPGYPWRQMSLMYRMHKEGDEVSEGVRRNFLWNLESSALVSNTFRRLEERYLEAPLADLGLRRVHAVGPVAPEAGAAGSRGGKTAVAAADLCAWLDMFVDGSVVYISFGSVAVLQPAHAAALTAALERTGVAFVWAVGATATLPEGFEERTAAAAGGRGRVIRGWAPQVAALRHRAVGWFVTHCGWNSALEAVAAGVAMLAWPMTADQFVNARLLVDELGAAVPVSWGGLKAAPGADEVARVLDAAVCGKGCRHVAMRAKELAAEAAAAVREGGSSWLDLEELIRELRELASEQRQ; from the coding sequence ATGGCGGCCGCCACCGAGCACACCACCGCGCGGGCGCCGCACGTCCTAGTAGTCCCGTACCCGGCGCAAGGCCACATGATCCCGCTGCTCGACCTCGCCGGCATCCTCGCGTCCCGCGGCCTCCGCCTCACCGTCGTCGCCACGCCCGCCACCGCCCCGCTCGTGGCCGCCGCGCACCCCGCTGTCCGCTTGCTCACGCTCCCGTTCCCCTCCCACCCCGCCGTCCCCGCGGGCGTGGAGACAGCCAAGGATGCGCCGCCCGCTCTCTTCGCCGCGCTCATCGTCGCCTTCGCCGGGCTCCGCGGCCCGCTCGGCTCTTGGGTCCGCGCCCGGTCGGATGGCCCCGACCGCGTGGTCGCCATACTCTCCGACTTCTTCTGCGGGTGGACGCAGCCGCTCGCGGTCGAGCTCGGCGTCCCGCGGGTCGTGTTCTCACCGTCCGGCGCGAACGGCACCGCCGTGATGCACTCGCTGTTCCGCCGGCTTCCCAGGCGCGCGGACGAGAGCGATGACGAGAGCCCGATCGTCTTCCCCGATCTCCCAGGCGCCCCGGGGTACCCGTGGCGGCAGATGTCGCTCATGTACCGGATGCACAAGGAGGGCGACGAGGTCTCTGAGGGAGTCAGGAGAAACTTCCTCTGGAACCTGGAGAGCTCAGCCTTGGTGTCCAACACATTCCGGCGGCTCGAGGAGCGGTATCTCGAGGCACCGCTCGCAGACCTGGGCCTGAGGCGTGTGCACGCGGTCGGGCCGGTGGCGCCGGAGGCCGGTGCTGCGGGCAGCCGCGGCGGGAAGACGGCCGTGGCCGCAGCCGACCTGTGCGCCTGGCTCGATATGTTCGTGGACGGTTCCGTCGTGTACATCAGCTTTGGGAGCGTGGCAGTGCTGCAACCGGCCCACGCGGCGGCGCTGACAGCCGCGCTGGAGCGGACCGGGGTGGCGTTCGTGTGGGCGGTGGGGGCGACGGCGACGCTCCCGGAGGGATTCGAGGAGCGCACCGCGGCAGCAGCGGGCGGCAGGGGCAGGGTGATCCGCGGGTGGGCACCGCAGGTGGCGGCGCTACGGCACCGCGCGGTGGGGTGGTTCGTTACGCACTGCGGGTGGAACTCGGCGCTGGAGGCCGTGGCAGCCGGAGTGGCGATGCTAGCGTGGCCGATGACGGCGGACCAGTTCGTGAACGCGCGGCTGCTCGTGGACGAGCTGGGCGCCGCCGTGCCGGTGAGCTGGGGCGGGCTCAAGGCCGCGCCGGGCGCGGACGAGGTCGCGCGGGTGCTGGACGCGGCCGTCTGCGGGAAGGGTTGCCGCCACGTGGCGATGCGGGCGAAGGAGCTCGctgcggaggcggcggctgccGTGCGCGAAGGCGGCAGCTCGTGGCTGGATCTGGAAGAGCTGATTCGGGAGCTGCGCGAACTCGCGAGCGAGCAAAGGCAGTAG
- the LOC133897937 gene encoding uncharacterized protein LOC133897937, giving the protein MAPPRREEEDGRVAAALRAPAHVTARVFAQLDCIDLLSCSLVCKQWYHDSAELREEWRKEYLDAWNQFGLSVMCEAQRPCPTCSIKSLRSLCP; this is encoded by the exons atggcgccgccgcggcgggaggaggaggacgggagggtggcggcggcgctgcgcGCGCCGGCCCACGTGACGGCGCGGGTGTTCGCGCAGCTGGACTGCATCGACCTCCTCAGCTGTTCTCTCGTCTGCAA GCAATGGTACCACGATTCTGCAGAGTTAAGAGAAGAGTGGAGAAAGGAGTACCTGGATGCTTGGAACCAGTTTGGATTATCTGTAATGTGCGAGGCGCAACGGCCATGCCCAACTTGCTCAATTAAAAGCCTGCGAAGTCTGTGCCCTTGA